The following proteins come from a genomic window of Actinopolyspora saharensis:
- a CDS encoding DUF1992 domain-containing protein — protein sequence MTERKPPGMSFESWIDRQVRVARERGDFDDLPGMGKPLPDPSPDDELAWVKKYVEREGLSTESLLPPAVQLRKEIDRLPERVAEQRSEQAVRELVDELNIRVVEWLRAPSGPKIKVGPVDVEQVVRQWRQQRAADSEWSGEGAAAGEPARIPEGPAGRTRVRDRLRSWWHGTVRGRGAR from the coding sequence ATGACCGAACGCAAACCTCCGGGGATGAGCTTCGAGAGCTGGATCGACCGTCAGGTTCGGGTCGCCCGGGAGCGCGGGGACTTCGACGATCTGCCCGGAATGGGGAAACCGCTGCCGGATCCGAGCCCGGACGACGAGCTGGCCTGGGTGAAGAAGTACGTCGAGCGGGAGGGGCTGTCCACCGAGTCGTTGCTGCCACCTGCGGTGCAGCTGCGCAAGGAGATCGACCGGCTCCCGGAGCGGGTGGCCGAGCAGCGTTCCGAGCAGGCGGTGCGCGAACTCGTCGACGAGCTCAACATTCGCGTCGTCGAGTGGCTGCGCGCACCGAGCGGCCCGAAGATCAAGGTGGGTCCGGTCGACGTGGAGCAGGTGGTGCGGCAGTGGAGGCAGCAGCGCGCCGCCGACTCGGAGTGGTCCGGCGAGGGCGCTGCCGCGGGCGAGCCCGCCCGGATCCCCGAGGGGCCGGCAGGCCGGACGCGGGTGCGCGACAGGTTGCGCAGCTGGTGGCACGGGACCGTGCGTGGCCGGGGTGCGCGCTGA
- a CDS encoding cytochrome c oxidase assembly protein has protein sequence MDAGARRAREWLLAWLHSPLTGFVAGPGVATVLFVSSFYALYFTDLFELGMFEYWGHQLMKAHFLMVGWLYYWTVIGVDPAPRPLPHVARLGVVLAVMPFHAFFGIITMSLSDPLAADFYRALELPWPRDLLADQFLGGGIAWAMGEVPLVLVLLALLTQWYRYDTRSARRADRDGDEDLAAYNAMLAELARSRGG, from the coding sequence GTGGACGCGGGAGCTCGGCGGGCGCGCGAGTGGCTGCTGGCCTGGTTGCACTCCCCGCTGACCGGCTTCGTGGCCGGTCCCGGGGTGGCGACGGTGCTGTTCGTGAGCTCCTTCTACGCGCTGTACTTCACCGACCTCTTCGAGCTCGGGATGTTCGAGTACTGGGGGCACCAGCTGATGAAGGCCCACTTCCTGATGGTGGGCTGGCTGTACTACTGGACCGTGATCGGGGTGGACCCGGCACCACGTCCGCTGCCGCACGTGGCCCGGCTCGGGGTGGTGCTGGCGGTCATGCCGTTCCACGCGTTCTTCGGCATCATCACGATGAGCCTGTCGGACCCGCTGGCCGCGGACTTCTACCGGGCGCTGGAACTGCCGTGGCCGCGCGATCTGCTGGCGGACCAGTTCCTCGGCGGGGGGATCGCCTGGGCCATGGGGGAGGTGCCCCTGGTGCTGGTGCTGCTGGCGCTGCTGACCCAGTGGTACCGGTACGACACCCGATCGGCTCGCAGGGCCGATCGGGACGGTGACGAGGACTTGGCCGCCTACAACGCGATGCTGGCCGAACTGGCCCGGAGCAGAGGCGGTTGA
- a CDS encoding selenium-binding protein SBP56-related protein, whose protein sequence is MDPTFYRSPAEAVAAPGEELAYLVAFDPTRQQPDALAVLDVNPESESYGRVVGWTDTPGHGDELHHFGWNACSSAFLHEGHDMAGLARRYLLAPGLRSGDLHVFDTYSDSRQPALVKTVPGEELAERAGYSRPHTLHCGPEGVLLTCLGSAGGAEGPGGIAVLDHDTFEVLGPWETDRGPQYLAYDAWWHLQHNTLVSSEWGTPSMVESGIVPERLLANEYGHAIHFWDLSNGQHIQRVDLGAQHQMPLELRPAHDPEATWGYVGVVVSTEDLSASVWRWSREGDGWTADKVVTIPAEEADPDVLPPVLRPFGAVPPLVTDINLSVDDRFLYVSCWGTGELKQFDVRDPRHPVETGSVRLGGIARAAEHPAEPGSPLSGGPQMVEVSRDGRRVYVTNSLYGAWDDQFYPAGVGAWMARIDADPGGGMRLDPEFFPNGAEFRGLRVHQVRLQGGDASSDSYCYR, encoded by the coding sequence ATGGATCCCACTTTTTACCGCAGCCCGGCCGAGGCGGTCGCCGCTCCGGGGGAGGAGCTCGCCTACCTGGTGGCTTTCGACCCGACGCGGCAGCAGCCGGACGCGCTGGCCGTGCTCGACGTGAACCCGGAGTCGGAGTCCTACGGCAGGGTCGTCGGTTGGACGGACACCCCGGGGCACGGGGACGAGCTGCACCACTTCGGCTGGAACGCCTGCAGCAGCGCGTTCCTGCACGAGGGGCACGACATGGCGGGGCTGGCTCGCCGTTACCTGCTGGCTCCGGGGTTGCGTTCCGGTGACCTGCACGTCTTCGACACCTACTCCGACTCGCGCCAGCCCGCGCTGGTCAAGACCGTCCCCGGGGAGGAACTGGCCGAGCGTGCGGGCTACTCCCGGCCGCACACGCTGCACTGCGGACCGGAGGGGGTGCTGCTGACCTGTCTCGGGAGCGCGGGCGGTGCCGAAGGTCCCGGCGGGATCGCCGTGCTGGACCACGACACCTTCGAGGTACTGGGGCCTTGGGAGACCGACCGGGGGCCGCAGTACCTCGCCTACGACGCCTGGTGGCACCTCCAGCACAACACCCTGGTCAGCAGCGAGTGGGGGACTCCCTCGATGGTGGAGTCGGGCATCGTCCCGGAGCGGCTGCTGGCCAACGAGTACGGGCACGCGATCCACTTCTGGGACCTCTCCAACGGACAGCACATCCAGCGCGTCGACCTGGGTGCCCAGCACCAGATGCCGCTGGAGCTGCGTCCCGCCCACGACCCGGAGGCCACCTGGGGCTACGTGGGGGTGGTCGTGTCCACCGAGGACCTGTCCGCCTCGGTGTGGCGCTGGTCCCGCGAGGGGGACGGCTGGACGGCGGACAAGGTGGTGACCATCCCGGCCGAGGAGGCCGATCCGGACGTGCTGCCTCCGGTGCTGCGGCCGTTCGGGGCGGTTCCGCCGCTGGTCACCGACATCAACCTGTCGGTGGATGACCGGTTCCTGTACGTCTCGTGCTGGGGGACGGGTGAGCTCAAGCAGTTCGACGTCCGGGACCCGCGGCACCCGGTGGAGACGGGCTCGGTGCGGTTGGGTGGCATCGCGCGGGCGGCGGAGCACCCCGCCGAGCCGGGGTCGCCGCTGTCCGGTGGCCCGCAGATGGTGGAGGTCAGCCGTGACGGCAGGCGGGTGTACGTGACCAACTCGCTGTACGGCGCGTGGGACGACCAGTTCTACCCCGCCGGTGTCGGAGCGTGGATGGCCAGGATCGATGCCGACCCGGGCGGCGGGATGCGCCTGGATCCGGAGTTCTTCCCGAACGGGGCCGAGTTCCGCGGGCTGCGGGTGCACCAGGTGCGTCTGCAGGGCGGGGACGCCTCCTCCGACTCGTACTGCTACCGGTGA
- a CDS encoding Ku protein, which translates to MPQKIWNGSITFGLVTIPVGLYSATEDHSVHFNQYERGTHDRVRHLRINERTGEQLRVEDIVKGRDVGGTLVTVEQRELDELVPLRSRTIEIDGFVELSEIDPVHFHRTYWLAPTEEQQDRPYRLLHRAMLETRRAGIARLVLHGREYLTAIRATDRALALNTLFFLDEVRDPPTAVGPPNEDARSGRELQLAIDLIRSMSEPWRPERYTDTYTSRVEQLLTDKAAGRAPRPEPEPAELSETPELTEALRRSTERAERTGEPASGPARGQRSSAREASESVSTLSRDELRRRARELNIKGRSKLNRAQLERAVSEQPAAHREEQVRGSRSRRTTDSA; encoded by the coding sequence ATGCCGCAGAAGATCTGGAACGGGTCGATCACGTTCGGGCTGGTGACCATCCCCGTCGGCCTCTACAGCGCGACCGAGGACCACAGCGTTCACTTCAACCAGTACGAGCGCGGCACGCACGACCGCGTGCGACATCTCAGGATCAACGAGCGCACCGGGGAACAGCTGCGCGTCGAGGACATCGTCAAGGGACGCGACGTCGGCGGAACACTGGTGACCGTGGAGCAGCGGGAGCTGGACGAGCTCGTCCCGCTGCGCTCCAGGACGATCGAGATCGACGGCTTCGTGGAACTGTCCGAGATCGATCCGGTGCACTTCCACCGGACCTACTGGCTGGCCCCGACGGAGGAACAGCAGGACCGCCCCTACCGGTTGCTGCACCGGGCGATGCTGGAAACGCGCCGGGCCGGCATAGCCAGGCTCGTGCTGCACGGTCGGGAGTACCTCACCGCGATCCGGGCCACCGACAGGGCGCTGGCCCTGAACACGCTGTTCTTCCTGGACGAGGTGCGCGACCCGCCGACCGCGGTGGGCCCTCCGAACGAGGACGCGCGCAGCGGCAGGGAGCTGCAGCTGGCCATCGACCTCATCCGCTCGATGAGCGAGCCCTGGCGACCGGAGCGCTACACCGACACCTACACCTCCCGGGTGGAGCAGCTGCTGACGGACAAGGCCGCGGGCCGGGCTCCGCGCCCGGAGCCCGAACCCGCCGAGCTCTCCGAGACCCCGGAGCTCACCGAGGCGTTGCGCCGCAGCACCGAGCGCGCCGAGCGAACGGGTGAGCCCGCTTCCGGGCCCGCGCGCGGGCAGCGGTCGTCCGCGCGGGAGGCGAGCGAGTCGGTTTCCACGTTAAGCCGGGACGAGCTGCGGCGTCGGGCGCGGGAGCTGAACATCAAGGGGCGTTCCAAGCTCAACCGGGCGCAGCTGGAGAGGGCCGTGTCCGAGCAACCCGCGGCGCACCGGGAGGAGCAGGTGCGCGGCAGCCGGAGTCGCCGAACCACCGATTCCGCGTGA
- the selB gene encoding selenocysteine-specific translation elongation factor has translation MKVVATAGHVDHGKSTLLRTLTGLEPDRWAEERRRGLTIDLGFAWTELPGGETIAFVDVPGHQRFVRNMLAGIGEVPAVLFVVAADEGWMPQSEEHLQALHALGVARGLLVVTRADLADPEWALLQARRRLSETSLAGIPAVTFSATTGLGESELGVELEALAGSLPDPRPAGDVRLWLDRVFSVRGAGTVVTATLPAGELTVGEELVVGRTGRRVVVRDLRSLGEQVRRARATARVALNLRGVHVDELERGDTLLTPRAWLTTDSIDVRLTNHCSAELARELTTHIGSAAVRTRVRPLGTDTARLSLDRPLPLRIGDRALLRDAGRHHVPCGVTVLDVCPPPLRRRGAAAARARELDGHDEHTAGGALLARHGALRATRLRAMGATAPPDACGTGDWLLDARAREHCAARLAELLGRRRREQPLSEGVPEREALHALGLEDRALLDLVLRSPRAAGITSRDGKLMLGESRAEQHLPEGITALRARLHEHPFRAPTAEELRELELDREQLGAAATAGKLLGVGEGVYLLPEALQLAVRRLAELPSPFTPAQAREALDTTRRVVVPLLERLAKEGYTLRLPDGTHRLRRPR, from the coding sequence ATGAAGGTCGTCGCCACGGCGGGGCACGTGGACCACGGCAAGTCCACCCTGCTCCGCACCCTCACCGGGCTCGAACCCGACCGGTGGGCCGAGGAGCGGCGTCGCGGCCTGACGATCGACCTCGGTTTCGCCTGGACCGAGCTGCCCGGCGGCGAGACGATCGCCTTCGTCGACGTGCCCGGGCACCAGCGGTTCGTGCGCAACATGCTCGCGGGCATCGGCGAGGTGCCCGCCGTGCTGTTCGTGGTGGCCGCCGACGAGGGCTGGATGCCGCAGTCCGAGGAACACCTGCAGGCGCTGCACGCCCTCGGCGTCGCGCGCGGGCTCCTCGTGGTCACCCGCGCGGACCTCGCCGATCCCGAGTGGGCGCTGCTGCAGGCGCGGCGCAGGCTGTCCGAGACCTCGCTGGCCGGGATCCCCGCCGTCACGTTCAGCGCCACCACGGGCCTGGGTGAGTCCGAACTGGGCGTGGAGCTCGAAGCGCTGGCGGGCTCGCTTCCCGACCCTCGCCCGGCGGGCGACGTCCGGCTGTGGCTGGACCGGGTATTCAGCGTGCGCGGGGCGGGCACGGTGGTCACCGCCACCCTGCCCGCCGGGGAGCTGACCGTCGGCGAGGAGCTCGTGGTCGGCAGGACCGGCCGACGCGTCGTGGTCCGGGACCTGCGGAGCCTGGGCGAGCAGGTCCGGCGGGCGCGGGCGACCGCGCGCGTGGCGCTGAACCTGCGGGGCGTGCACGTCGACGAGCTCGAGCGCGGGGACACGCTGCTGACGCCGCGGGCCTGGTTGACGACCGACTCGATCGACGTGCGGCTGACGAACCACTGCTCGGCGGAACTGGCACGCGAGCTCACCACGCACATCGGCTCCGCGGCCGTGCGGACGCGGGTGCGTCCCCTGGGCACGGACACGGCGCGGCTGTCCCTCGACCGGCCGCTGCCGCTGCGCATCGGCGACCGGGCCCTGCTGCGCGACGCGGGCAGGCACCACGTCCCGTGCGGGGTGACCGTGCTCGACGTCTGCCCACCCCCGCTGCGCCGCCGCGGCGCCGCTGCCGCCCGCGCGCGCGAGCTGGACGGTCACGACGAGCACACGGCGGGCGGCGCGCTGCTGGCGCGGCACGGTGCGCTGCGCGCCACGCGGCTGCGCGCCATGGGGGCCACCGCTCCCCCGGACGCCTGCGGAACCGGTGACTGGCTGCTGGACGCGCGGGCGCGGGAGCACTGCGCCGCGCGGCTGGCCGAGCTGCTCGGGCGACGCCGTCGGGAGCAGCCGCTGTCCGAGGGAGTTCCGGAGCGGGAGGCGCTGCACGCGCTGGGACTCGAGGACCGGGCGCTGCTGGATCTCGTGCTGCGCTCCCCGCGGGCGGCCGGGATCACCTCCCGCGACGGGAAGCTGATGCTTGGCGAGTCCCGTGCGGAGCAGCACCTGCCGGAGGGGATCACCGCCCTGCGCGCGCGACTGCACGAACACCCCTTCCGCGCCCCCACCGCGGAGGAGCTGCGGGAGCTGGAGCTGGACCGCGAGCAGCTCGGGGCCGCCGCCACGGCCGGGAAGCTGCTCGGCGTCGGGGAGGGCGTCTACCTGCTGCCCGAGGCGCTGCAGCTGGCGGTGCGCAGGCTCGCCGAGCTCCCCTCCCCCTTCACCCCCGCCCAGGCGCGCGAGGCGCTGGACACGACCCGCCGGGTGGTGGTGCCGCTGCTGGAACGGCTGGCCAAGGAGGGTTACACGCTGCGGCTGCCGGACGGCACCCACCGACTGCGCCGCCCGCGGTGA
- the selA gene encoding L-seryl-tRNA(Sec) selenium transferase codes for MDERRNIPATDQLLDDPPVAAAIERFGRERVKRTVLAAQHRARNGEIAAADVIDEVRANLPRESGGLRRTINATGVLLHTNLGRARLSEAAVRALHESAGTCDVELDPETGQRGRRAASVRRSLLEAVPAAADAHVVNNGAAALSLAATALAAGGEIVLARGEMVEIGDGFRIPELLESTGARLREVGTTNRVNIDDYRAAVGPDTGLVLKVHPSNFVISGFTSTVEVGQLAELDAPVVVDIGSGLLTAHENLPDEPDANSVLTAGADLVTASGDKLLGGPQAGLLLGDERITAALRAHPMARALRVDKLTLAALYATLNGPATPTARALRRDRAESERRAEAIAEKLSAAGVPAAAEASSATVGGGGAPGVTLPSAAVALPEHYARTLRGADPPVLSRVEHGRCLVDLFALDPADDAELTTAILAAGSPCPDPGGGGRG; via the coding sequence GTGGACGAGCGTCGCAACATCCCCGCCACCGATCAGCTGCTCGACGATCCCCCCGTGGCGGCCGCGATCGAGCGCTTCGGGCGGGAGCGCGTCAAGCGCACCGTGCTGGCGGCACAGCACCGAGCCCGGAACGGTGAGATCGCGGCCGCGGACGTGATCGACGAGGTGCGGGCGAACCTGCCCCGGGAGTCCGGCGGGCTGCGCAGGACGATCAACGCCACCGGGGTTCTGCTGCACACCAACCTGGGGCGGGCGCGGCTGTCCGAGGCAGCCGTGCGGGCGCTGCACGAGAGCGCGGGCACCTGCGACGTCGAGCTCGACCCGGAGACCGGCCAGCGCGGTCGGCGCGCGGCGAGCGTGCGCCGGTCATTGCTCGAAGCGGTGCCCGCGGCCGCGGACGCGCACGTGGTCAACAACGGCGCCGCCGCGCTCTCGCTGGCCGCCACGGCGCTGGCCGCAGGCGGCGAGATCGTGCTGGCCCGGGGCGAGATGGTCGAGATCGGCGACGGGTTCCGCATCCCCGAGCTGCTGGAGTCCACCGGGGCGCGGCTGCGCGAGGTCGGCACCACCAACCGCGTCAACATCGACGACTACCGCGCGGCCGTGGGCCCGGACACCGGCCTCGTGCTCAAGGTCCACCCCTCCAACTTCGTGATCAGCGGATTCACCTCCACCGTCGAGGTCGGACAGCTCGCGGAACTGGACGCCCCCGTGGTGGTCGACATCGGTTCCGGACTGCTCACCGCGCACGAGAACCTGCCGGACGAGCCGGACGCGAACAGCGTGCTCACCGCGGGGGCCGACCTCGTCACCGCCAGCGGGGACAAGCTGCTCGGCGGCCCGCAGGCCGGGTTGCTGCTGGGCGACGAGCGGATCACCGCGGCGCTGCGCGCCCACCCCATGGCCAGGGCGCTGCGCGTGGACAAGCTCACGCTCGCCGCGCTGTACGCCACCCTGAACGGGCCCGCCACCCCCACGGCCCGAGCGCTGCGGCGCGACCGGGCCGAGTCCGAACGGCGCGCCGAAGCCATCGCGGAGAAGCTGAGCGCTGCGGGCGTACCGGCCGCGGCCGAGGCCAGCTCGGCGACGGTCGGCGGCGGCGGAGCCCCCGGGGTGACGCTGCCGAGCGCGGCGGTGGCCCTGCCCGAGCACTACGCGCGCACGCTCCGCGGGGCGGACCCTCCCGTGCTGAGCCGCGTGGAGCACGGGCGCTGCCTGGTCGACCTGTTCGCGCTGGACCCCGCCGACGACGCGGAGCTGACCACGGCGATCCTCGCGGCGGGGTCCCCCTGCCCCGACCCCGGCGGAGGAGGTCGAGGATGA
- a CDS encoding DUF5134 domain-containing protein, protein MDAPMGMSLLPDWSRPLWALLLVVVFAQHALHAGRMSGQPRWWHVGHTLMAAGMAVMYLLPHMRYPGLYRAGLVLFALVALVEVVAAGLIGRREGGFNPLWGTAAAGMLIMTYMMVPLQLRPSWLTLVLVAYLCCETVIWAGGLWQRLPSSRTPPRRPPTGVELSTAPGAAGPAPAGGSGRGFGLVAHRSLGVRLSLAVMAASMAYMLAASVF, encoded by the coding sequence ATGGACGCGCCGATGGGCATGTCGCTGCTGCCGGACTGGTCCCGTCCGCTCTGGGCGCTGCTGCTGGTGGTGGTGTTCGCGCAGCACGCGCTGCACGCCGGGAGGATGTCCGGCCAGCCGAGGTGGTGGCACGTCGGTCACACGCTGATGGCCGCCGGGATGGCGGTGATGTACCTGCTGCCCCACATGCGCTACCCGGGGCTCTACCGGGCGGGACTGGTGCTGTTCGCCCTGGTGGCCCTGGTCGAGGTGGTCGCGGCGGGCTTGATCGGGCGGCGCGAGGGCGGGTTCAACCCGCTGTGGGGCACGGCGGCGGCGGGAATGCTGATCATGACCTACATGATGGTGCCCCTCCAGCTGCGCCCCTCCTGGCTGACCCTGGTGCTCGTGGCCTACCTGTGCTGCGAGACCGTGATCTGGGCCGGGGGACTCTGGCAACGACTCCCGAGTTCGCGCACCCCGCCCCGACGGCCTCCTACCGGTGTCGAGCTCTCCACGGCTCCCGGAGCCGCAGGTCCGGCACCCGCGGGCGGCAGCGGGCGCGGTTTCGGCCTGGTCGCCCACCGCTCCCTCGGAGTCCGCCTCAGCCTGGCCGTCATGGCCGCGAGCATGGCCTACATGCTCGCCGCGAGCGTTTTCTGA
- a CDS encoding 3-hydroxybutyrate dehydrogenase gives MTTDSGAEPARTAELSGTTALVTGAASGIGYACAARLAAAGCSVHLADLDRPAVLRAASELDGHPHAVDLTEETALGQLPAEVDILVNNAGIQHVAPIHEFPTEVFTRIQHLMVTVPFLLIRHCLPHMYARGWGRVLNISSVHGLRASPNKSAYVAAKHALEGLSKVTALEGARYGVTSNCVDPGYVRTPLLEGQLAAQAETNGITEDEVADRVFLQHSAIKRLIEPEEVAAVVGWLCGPGSDHLTGTSVPIDGAWTAH, from the coding sequence ATGACGACGGACTCCGGTGCCGAACCCGCTCGCACGGCCGAGCTCTCCGGAACCACGGCGCTGGTGACCGGAGCGGCGAGCGGGATCGGCTACGCCTGCGCCGCGCGGCTGGCCGCGGCGGGCTGCTCCGTGCACCTGGCCGACCTGGACCGACCTGCCGTGCTGCGGGCCGCCTCCGAACTCGACGGCCACCCGCACGCGGTCGACCTGACCGAGGAGACCGCGCTCGGGCAACTGCCCGCCGAGGTGGACATTCTCGTCAACAACGCCGGAATCCAGCACGTGGCCCCGATCCACGAGTTCCCGACCGAGGTGTTCACCCGGATCCAGCACCTCATGGTCACGGTTCCCTTCCTGCTGATCCGGCACTGCCTGCCGCACATGTACGCGCGGGGCTGGGGTCGGGTGTTGAACATCTCCAGCGTGCACGGGCTGCGGGCCAGCCCGAACAAATCGGCCTACGTGGCCGCCAAGCACGCCCTGGAGGGGCTGAGCAAGGTGACCGCGCTCGAAGGAGCCCGGTACGGGGTCACCAGCAACTGCGTGGACCCGGGCTACGTGCGGACCCCGCTGCTGGAGGGCCAGCTCGCGGCCCAGGCCGAGACCAACGGAATCACCGAGGACGAAGTCGCCGACCGGGTCTTCCTGCAGCACAGCGCGATCAAGAGGCTGATCGAGCCGGAGGAGGTGGCCGCCGTGGTCGGCTGGCTCTGCGGACCGGGGTCGGACCACCTCACCGGGACGTCCGTCCCGATCGACGGTGCCTGGACGGCGCACTGA
- a CDS encoding ATP-dependent Clp protease ATP-binding subunit, producing the protein MTNFFGSGGPGSSPFDDFLARFLGGQGGTPRPVQRVDITRLMTQQAQELMATAARFTAERGGHDLDAHHLLWAATQTETTRAMIERAGADPATIAQGIEQQLPQTESTEEPPALTPAAKRALLDAHRVARAVGSSYIGPDHLLLALAANQESTAGQILAAARVTLESLQSGAAAARGGGAPAGSQSTESQQSSATPTLDEYGQDLTAKARDGGLDPVIGRDSEIEQTVEVLSRRTKNNPVLIGEAGVGKTSVVEGIAQRIVDGEIPDVLANKRVVQLDLSGVVAGTRYRGDFEERLNKIIDEITQHSEQLIIFIDELHTVVGAGGSEGAVDAGNMLKPRLARGDLHVVGATTLDEYRKNIEKDAALERRFQRIDVAEPSVEDTVQIMRGLRDRYEAHHQVRFNDEAINSAAELSDRYITDRYLPDKAIDLLDQAGARKRLRTRTPTTDVRELEEQAEQLSRDKAQAVTNEDYEQASQLRDQINQVQSRIRQERNNPDGIPVVNSDDIAEVVSRATGIPVTQLTEEEKGRLMRLEEQLHHRVIGQEEAVQAVSRAVRRSRTGMGDPNRPVGTFLFLGPTGVGKTELARALAESLFGDQDRMIRIDMSEYQEAHTASRMVGAPPGYVGYGEAGQLTEEVRRRPYSVILLDEIEKAHTDVFNILLQVMEDGRLTDGQGHTVDFRNTVLIMTSNLGSDIISNRSGVLGFTTREEEQTSESARERLMVRLRDSFRPEFINRIDEVVMFRKLESEQLRRITELLLDETKQRLQAQDIDVTFADSAVDWLTEHGHQPEYGARPLRRTIQREVDDAISDLLLEGRLAHGQRVVVEAGQDQLSFSVQNAPAETTA; encoded by the coding sequence ATGACCAACTTTTTCGGTTCCGGCGGGCCCGGTTCTAGTCCCTTCGACGATTTCCTCGCTCGCTTCCTCGGCGGGCAGGGTGGAACCCCGCGGCCGGTGCAACGCGTCGACATCACCCGGCTGATGACCCAGCAGGCCCAGGAACTGATGGCCACGGCCGCGCGGTTCACGGCCGAGCGCGGCGGTCACGACCTGGACGCGCACCACCTGCTCTGGGCTGCCACGCAGACCGAGACGACCCGGGCGATGATCGAGCGCGCCGGGGCCGACCCCGCGACGATCGCCCAGGGCATCGAACAACAACTCCCGCAGACCGAGAGCACCGAGGAGCCCCCGGCCCTGACGCCCGCGGCCAAGCGCGCGCTGCTGGACGCGCACCGGGTGGCCCGGGCGGTGGGCTCCTCCTACATCGGCCCCGACCACCTGCTGCTCGCGCTCGCGGCCAACCAGGAGTCCACGGCGGGCCAGATCCTCGCCGCCGCCCGCGTCACCCTGGAGTCGCTGCAGAGCGGGGCGGCCGCTGCCCGCGGCGGCGGTGCCCCCGCAGGCTCGCAGAGCACCGAGAGCCAGCAGAGCAGCGCCACGCCGACCCTGGACGAGTACGGCCAGGACCTGACGGCCAAGGCCCGCGACGGCGGTCTCGACCCGGTGATCGGCAGGGACTCCGAGATCGAGCAGACCGTGGAGGTGCTGTCCCGGCGCACCAAGAACAACCCGGTGCTCATCGGCGAGGCCGGTGTCGGCAAGACCTCGGTGGTCGAGGGCATCGCCCAGCGCATCGTGGACGGCGAGATCCCGGACGTGCTCGCCAACAAGCGGGTGGTGCAGCTCGATCTCTCCGGCGTGGTGGCCGGGACCCGCTACCGCGGTGACTTCGAGGAACGCCTGAACAAGATCATCGATGAGATCACCCAGCACAGCGAGCAGCTGATCATCTTCATCGACGAGCTGCACACCGTGGTCGGCGCGGGCGGCTCGGAGGGCGCCGTCGACGCGGGCAACATGCTCAAACCCCGGCTGGCCCGCGGCGACCTGCACGTGGTCGGAGCGACCACCCTGGACGAGTACCGCAAGAACATCGAGAAGGACGCGGCGCTGGAACGCCGTTTCCAACGCATCGACGTCGCCGAGCCCAGCGTCGAGGACACCGTCCAGATCATGCGCGGGCTGCGGGACCGCTACGAGGCGCACCACCAGGTGCGGTTCAACGACGAGGCGATCAACTCGGCGGCCGAGCTGTCCGACCGCTACATCACCGACCGCTACCTGCCGGACAAGGCGATCGACCTGCTCGACCAGGCCGGGGCGCGCAAGCGCCTGCGCACCCGCACCCCCACCACGGACGTGCGGGAGCTGGAGGAGCAGGCCGAGCAGCTGAGCAGGGACAAGGCCCAGGCGGTCACGAACGAGGACTACGAGCAGGCCTCCCAGCTGCGGGACCAGATCAACCAGGTGCAGTCCAGGATCCGCCAGGAGCGGAACAACCCGGACGGGATCCCCGTGGTCAACTCCGACGACATCGCCGAGGTGGTCTCGCGGGCCACCGGCATCCCGGTCACCCAGCTGACCGAGGAGGAGAAGGGCCGCCTCATGCGGCTCGAGGAGCAGCTGCACCACAGGGTGATCGGGCAGGAGGAGGCCGTGCAGGCGGTCTCGCGCGCGGTCCGGCGCTCCCGCACCGGGATGGGCGACCCGAACAGGCCGGTCGGCACCTTCCTGTTCCTCGGCCCCACCGGTGTCGGCAAGACCGAGCTGGCCCGCGCCCTCGCCGAGTCGCTGTTCGGTGATCAGGACCGCATGATCCGCATCGACATGAGCGAGTACCAGGAGGCGCACACGGCCAGCCGCATGGTCGGGGCTCCCCCGGGGTACGTCGGCTACGGCGAGGCGGGGCAGCTCACCGAGGAGGTGCGCCGCCGCCCCTACTCGGTGATCCTGCTCGACGAGATCGAGAAGGCCCACACCGACGTGTTCAACATCCTGCTCCAGGTCATGGAGGACGGCAGGCTCACCGACGGTCAGGGCCACACCGTGGACTTCCGCAACACGGTGCTGATCATGACCAGCAACCTCGGCTCGGACATCATCTCCAACCGCTCCGGGGTGCTCGGCTTCACCACCAGGGAGGAGGAGCAGACCAGCGAATCGGCCCGGGAACGGCTGATGGTGCGGCTGCGCGACTCCTTCCGCCCCGAGTTCATCAACCGGATCGACGAGGTCGTGATGTTCCGCAAGCTGGAGTCCGAGCAGCTCAGGCGCATCACCGAACTCCTGCTGGACGAGACGAAGCAGCGGCTGCAGGCCCAGGACATCGACGTCACCTTCGCCGATTCGGCCGTGGACTGGCTCACCGAGCACGGGCACCAGCCCGAGTACGGTGCTCGGCCGCTGCGCCGCACCATCCAGCGCGAGGTGGACGACGCCATCTCCGACCTGCTGCTGGAAGGACGGCTGGCGCACGGCCAGCGCGTCGTGGTCGAGGCCGGGCAGGACCAGCTGAGTTTCTCGGTGCAGAACGCACCGGCCGAAACAACCGCCTGA